One window of the Silurus meridionalis isolate SWU-2019-XX chromosome 24, ASM1480568v1, whole genome shotgun sequence genome contains the following:
- the LOC124378443 gene encoding ABC transporter F family member 4-like isoform X1 yields the protein MLRRLKSEREIREDMGQGGVETREVGVQEKDRKKKKMKKLRDEETEEEEEEVAVEIEEAPEKGRKKKKSSKRAKEEESEGSIETSDAGVLDKGGKKKGKKGLRGEETEEKNAEELGKRGRRVLR from the exons ATGCTGAG GAGGCTGAAgtctgagagagagattagGGAAGACATGGGTCAAGGAGGCGTAGAAACAAGGGAAGTCGGAGTTCAGGAAAAGgaccgaaagaaaaaaaagatgaaaaagttGAGAGACGAGGAGacggaggaagaggaggaggaagtcgCAGTGGAGATCGAGGAGGCTCCGGAAAAGGGAcggaagaaaaagaagtcatcgaagagagcaaaagaggaagagagCGAGGGAAGTATAGAAACGTCGGATGCAGGAGTTCTGGAtaaaggaggaaagaaaaagggaaagaaaggaCTGAGAGGGGAAGAGACGGAGGAGAAGAACGCAGAGGAGCTCGGGAAGCGAGGGAGGAGAGTGCTCCGgtga
- the gprc5bb gene encoding G protein-coupled receptor, class C, group 5, member Bb: MAIIPTFTILLSVLVYGAGASTAESSPPPKGCGSGVHPSYRLLCDLESVWGVVLEAVACGGAVSAVVLFTVLLSKLKMVTEPERRSGVGPLLLLLLSTVGLFCLSLVFMVGHGETVCMLRRGLWSSLFALCFSCLLVQAIRLRKLAMGKRSPSGVTLSVLAFGIALVQGVISGEWLLLTVAREGRSACDYPPLDFALVSGYTLVLLLTSTTVSLGVLLCGTRHIDDAARKKRRRWSCNGVWLFLSCLVSLLIWAAWLGFYLYGNTAGKSTTTSETDGEEPALAIALVMEGWALLLFHAIPEAHLCLRMSNHRGNEGGQDYYDARQPQSSHSYRDDDELPANHRAAYTERQAFSIEEHSAGMQSGGYHTTVIRPTPQFRSHVYQPTEMALLMNGGTIPTAPPNYTGRHLW, encoded by the exons GTTTACGGGGCAGGTGCATCTACTGCAGAATCCTCGCCCCCTCCCAAAGGATGTGGTTCAGGTGTCCATCCGTCGTACCGGCTCCTGTGTGACCTGGAGTCTGTGTGGGGAGTCGTTTTAGAGGCGGTGGCATGTGGTGGTGCAGTTTCGGCGGTCGTTCTTTTCACCGTCCTGCTCTCCAAGCTGAAAATGGTGACTGAGCCAGAAAGGCGTAGCGGTGTAGGacctctgctgctgctgctgctaagTACAGTTGGTCTGTTTTGCCTGTCTTTGGTGTTTATGGTGGGGCATGGTGAGACGGTGTGCATGCTGCGGCGTGGGCTGTGGAGCTCGCTCTTTGCCCTTTGTTTCTCCTGCCTGTTGGTGCAGGCAATTCGGCTGCGGAAGCTTGCCATGGGGAAACGCAGTCCATCAGGCGTGACGCTCTCTGTGCTGGCGTTTGGCATTGCGCTCGTACAGGGGGTCATCAGTGGCGAGTGGCTGTTGCTGACGGTGGCACGTGAGGGCAGAAGCGCCTGCGACTACCCACCACTGGACTTCGCGTTGGTGTCCGGCTACACATTAGTACTGCTCCTCACTTCAACAACGGTGTCGCTCGGAGTCCTTCTGTGTGGCACGAGACACATCGATGATGCTGCCAGGAAGAAAAGACGCAGATGGAGCTGTAACGGTGTCTGGCTTTTCCTCTCCTGCCTCGTCTCCCTCCTCATTTGGGCCGCATGGCTTGGGTTTTACCTTTACGGAAACACCGCTGGAAAGAGCACTACAACCAGTGAGACAGACGGCGAGGAACCCGCCCTGGCCATAGCCTTAGTCATGGAGGGATGGGCACTGCTGCTCTTCCACGCCATCCCAGAAGCCCATCTGTGCCTGCGAATGAGCAACCACAGGGGTAACGAAGGGGGCCAGGATTACTATGACGCAAGACAACCTCAGTCTTCACACAGTTACCGCGATGACGACGAGCTGCCGGCCAATCACAGAGCAGCGTACACAGAAAGACAAGCGTTTTCCATAGAGGAGCACAGCGCAG gcATGCAGTCCGGAGGCTACCACACTACAGTAATACGTCCCACGCCTCAATTCCGAAGTCATGTGTACCAGCCCACTGAGATGGCCCTGCTGATGAATGGAGGAACG ATTCCCACGGCTCCCCCGAACTACACCGGAAGGCACCTGTGGTGA
- the cdc25d gene encoding cell division cycle 25 homolog d isoform X3, with the protein MVRGRVTDSQHRSAVLRYADKLYMEMLEDQQDPGWSWSMSPVSELSICMQKLRCEDSQTPRRRLDLTPELSSSDRGQTSGQQTLTVKRHDCVCTVSRWRTRGCRGVTSPEQTSNTTHSLSGGTEDDEDDEDDKENTSMRKKVRVRLFSSSSPEDQVQSVRRSKRQFRSSPAEGELETLDSESLMLFQRLRCRRNPEHTLIPESSDTDHFLIGDFSQHHVLPVEKMNHQDLHCVSAQTVASLLQGEFSSVVEEFLIIDCRYPYEYGGGHIKGAVNLYTESQMFQAFIQGLSNTTQVSPAGHHAPDEASAVGRRGSRGETPGGVKEGASSRRKLIVFHCEFSSERGPRLCHYLRELDRTVNAQTYPHLFYPELYLLQGGSCVSLVLMSPCVTGTLESSFTVSAGRHSDIVTDVQSDRSF; encoded by the exons atggTCAGAGGGAGGGTTACAGACTCACAACACAGATCAGCTGTTCTCAG gtatgCAGATAAGCTGTATATGGAGATGTTGGAGGATCAGCAGGACCCAGGATGGAGTTGGAGCATGTCTCCGGTCTCAGAGCTGTCCATCTGCATGCAGAAGCTCCGGTGTGAGGACAG TCAGACCCCCAGGAGACGTCTGGATCTGACTCCCGAGCTGAGCAGCTCAGACAGGGGGCAAACCTCAGGACAGCAAACCCTGACAG TGAAACGTCATGATTGTGTGTGCACAGTGAGCAGGTGGAGGACGAGGGGCTGCAG AGGAGTGACGTCACCTGAACAGACCTCAAACACG ACCCACAGCCTGAGTGGAGGAACTGAGGATGATGAAGACGATGAGGATGATAAGGAGAACACCAGTATGCGG AagaaagtgagagtgagacTGTTCAGCTCGTCCAGTCCTGAAGATCAGGTGCAGTCTGTGAGAAGGAGTAAGAGACAGTTTCGTTCTTCACCAGCAGAGGGCGAACTAGAGACGCTGGATTCAGAG TCGCTGATGCTGTTCCAGAGATTGAGATGCAGAAGAAATccagaacacacactcatccctGAGAGCTCTGATACTGATCACTTCCTCATTGGGGACTTCAGCCAA CATCATGTGCTTCCTGTGGAGAAGATGAACCATCAGGATCTTCACTGTGTTTCAGCTCAAACT GTGGCGTCTCTGCTCCAAGGTGAGTTCAGCTCCGTGGTTGAAGAGTTCCTGATCATCGACTGCCGTTATCCATACGAGTATGGAGGAGGTCACATCAAG GGAGCGGTCAACCTGTACACTGAGTCTCAGATGTTCCAGGCTTTCATCCAGGGCTTGTCTAATACCACACAGGTGTCTCCAGCTGGCCATCATGCCCCAGACGAGGCGTCTGCTGTGGGGAGACGGGGCAGCAGAGGGGAGACACCAGGGGGAGTCAAGGAGGGAGCATCGTCCCGCAGAAAACTCATAGTGTTTCACTGCGAGTTTTCATCAGAGAGAGGACCACGTCT ttgtCACTATCTGAGGGAGTTGGATCGTACTGTAAATGCTCAGACGTACCCTCATCTCTTCTACCCTGAGCTTTACCTACTGCAGGGGGG gagCTGTGTGAGCCTTGTGCTTATGTCCCCATGCGTCACAGGGACTTTagagagcagcttcactgtTTCAGCAGGAAGACACAGCGACATCGTCACCGACGTCCAATCAGATCGCAGCTTTTAA
- the cdc25d gene encoding cell division cycle 25 homolog d isoform X2, translating into MVRGRVTDSQHRSAVLRYADKLYMEMLEDQQDPGWSWSMSPVSELSICMQKLRCEDSQTPRRRLDLTPELSSSDRGQTSGQQTLTVSRWRTRGCRGVTSPEQTSNTTHSLSGGTEDDEDDEDDKENTSMRKKVRVRLFSSSSPEDQVQSVRRSKRQFRSSPAEGELETLDSESLMLFQRLRCRRNPEHTLIPESSDTDHFLIGDFSQHHVLPVEKMNHQDLHCVSAQTVASLLQGEFSSVVEEFLIIDCRYPYEYGGGHIKGAVNLYTESQMFQAFIQGLSNTTQVSPAGHHAPDEASAVGRRGSRGETPGGVKEGASSRRKLIVFHCEFSSERGPRLCHYLRELDRTVNAQTYPHLFYPELYLLQGGYKLFYSCCPELCEPCAYVPMRHRDFREQLHCFSRKTQRHRHRRPIRSQLLTLTEGCVSKQNHKRLTDNQ; encoded by the exons atggTCAGAGGGAGGGTTACAGACTCACAACACAGATCAGCTGTTCTCAG gtatgCAGATAAGCTGTATATGGAGATGTTGGAGGATCAGCAGGACCCAGGATGGAGTTGGAGCATGTCTCCGGTCTCAGAGCTGTCCATCTGCATGCAGAAGCTCCGGTGTGAGGACAG TCAGACCCCCAGGAGACGTCTGGATCTGACTCCCGAGCTGAGCAGCTCAGACAGGGGGCAAACCTCAGGACAGCAAACCCTGACAG TGAGCAGGTGGAGGACGAGGGGCTGCAG AGGAGTGACGTCACCTGAACAGACCTCAAACACG ACCCACAGCCTGAGTGGAGGAACTGAGGATGATGAAGACGATGAGGATGATAAGGAGAACACCAGTATGCGG AagaaagtgagagtgagacTGTTCAGCTCGTCCAGTCCTGAAGATCAGGTGCAGTCTGTGAGAAGGAGTAAGAGACAGTTTCGTTCTTCACCAGCAGAGGGCGAACTAGAGACGCTGGATTCAGAG TCGCTGATGCTGTTCCAGAGATTGAGATGCAGAAGAAATccagaacacacactcatccctGAGAGCTCTGATACTGATCACTTCCTCATTGGGGACTTCAGCCAA CATCATGTGCTTCCTGTGGAGAAGATGAACCATCAGGATCTTCACTGTGTTTCAGCTCAAACT GTGGCGTCTCTGCTCCAAGGTGAGTTCAGCTCCGTGGTTGAAGAGTTCCTGATCATCGACTGCCGTTATCCATACGAGTATGGAGGAGGTCACATCAAG GGAGCGGTCAACCTGTACACTGAGTCTCAGATGTTCCAGGCTTTCATCCAGGGCTTGTCTAATACCACACAGGTGTCTCCAGCTGGCCATCATGCCCCAGACGAGGCGTCTGCTGTGGGGAGACGGGGCAGCAGAGGGGAGACACCAGGGGGAGTCAAGGAGGGAGCATCGTCCCGCAGAAAACTCATAGTGTTTCACTGCGAGTTTTCATCAGAGAGAGGACCACGTCT ttgtCACTATCTGAGGGAGTTGGATCGTACTGTAAATGCTCAGACGTACCCTCATCTCTTCTACCCTGAGCTTTACCTACTGCAGGGGGGGTACAAGCTCTTCTACTCCTGCTGTcca gagCTGTGTGAGCCTTGTGCTTATGTCCCCATGCGTCACAGGGACTTTagagagcagcttcactgtTTCAGCAGGAAGACACAGCGACATCGTCACCGACGTCCAATCAGATCGCAGCTTTTAACCCTGACTGAGGGCTGTGTTTCTAAACAAAACCACAAACGACTGACTGATAATCAGTAA
- the exosc1 gene encoding exosome complex component CSL4: MSPMKLCVPGERLCSVEDCIPGTGTYPRHGSIFASLAGYVLRRNEGEELPIISVVRETEAQLLPDVGAIVTCKVTSINPRFAKVHILYVGSTPLKDRFRGTIRKEDVRATEKDKVETYKSFRPGDIVLAKVISLGDVQSNYLLTTAENELGVVVAHSEAGVQMVPISWCEMQCPRTHNKEFRKVARVQPEYLQA, from the exons ATGTCGCCCATGAAGCTGTGTGTTCCAG GTGAAAGGCTTTGCAGCGTGGAGGACTGCATCCCCGGCACAGGCACGTATCCAAGACACGGCTCTATTTTTGCATCGCTTGCAGGATACGTGCTCAGGAGGAACGAAGGCGAGGAG TTACCGATCATCTCTGTAGTTAGAGAGACAGAAGCACAGCTATTGCCTGATGTCGGAGCCATCGTCACCTGTAAG GTGACGAGCATCAACCCACGCTTTGCCAAAGTGCACATCCTCTACGTGGGATCTACTCCTCTCAAAGACCGGTTCAGAGGCACTAtcag GAAAGAAGATGTGAGAGCGACAGAGAAAGATAAG GTGGAGACGTATAAAAGCTTCAGGCCCGGTGACATCGTCCTCGCCAAAGTT ATCTCGCTGGGTGACGTGCAGTCGAATTATCTGCTGACTACGGCGGAGAACGAACTGGGCGTGGTCGTGGCCCACAGCGAGGCGG GGGTACAGATGGTCCCCATCAGCTGGTGTGAAATGCAGTGTCCTCGAACGCACAACAAAGAGTTCCGCAAGGTGGCGCGAGTGCAGCCGGAGTACCTGCAGGCGTAA
- the LOC124378443 gene encoding ABC transporter F family member 4-like isoform X2 → MGQGGVETREVGVQEKDRKKKKMKKLRDEETEEEEEEVAVEIEEAPEKGRKKKKSSKRAKEEESEGSIETSDAGVLDKGGKKKGKKGLRGEETEEKNAEELGKRGRRVLR, encoded by the coding sequence ATGGGTCAAGGAGGCGTAGAAACAAGGGAAGTCGGAGTTCAGGAAAAGgaccgaaagaaaaaaaagatgaaaaagttGAGAGACGAGGAGacggaggaagaggaggaggaagtcgCAGTGGAGATCGAGGAGGCTCCGGAAAAGGGAcggaagaaaaagaagtcatcgaagagagcaaaagaggaagagagCGAGGGAAGTATAGAAACGTCGGATGCAGGAGTTCTGGAtaaaggaggaaagaaaaagggaaagaaaggaCTGAGAGGGGAAGAGACGGAGGAGAAGAACGCAGAGGAGCTCGGGAAGCGAGGGAGGAGAGTGCTCCGgtga
- the cdc25d gene encoding cell division cycle 25 homolog d isoform X1, whose translation MVRGRVTDSQHRSAVLRYADKLYMEMLEDQQDPGWSWSMSPVSELSICMQKLRCEDSQTPRRRLDLTPELSSSDRGQTSGQQTLTVKRHDCVCTVSRWRTRGCRGVTSPEQTSNTTHSLSGGTEDDEDDEDDKENTSMRKKVRVRLFSSSSPEDQVQSVRRSKRQFRSSPAEGELETLDSESLMLFQRLRCRRNPEHTLIPESSDTDHFLIGDFSQHHVLPVEKMNHQDLHCVSAQTVASLLQGEFSSVVEEFLIIDCRYPYEYGGGHIKGAVNLYTESQMFQAFIQGLSNTTQVSPAGHHAPDEASAVGRRGSRGETPGGVKEGASSRRKLIVFHCEFSSERGPRLCHYLRELDRTVNAQTYPHLFYPELYLLQGGYKLFYSCCPELCEPCAYVPMRHRDFREQLHCFSRKTQRHRHRRPIRSQLLTLTEGCVSKQNHKRLTDNQ comes from the exons atggTCAGAGGGAGGGTTACAGACTCACAACACAGATCAGCTGTTCTCAG gtatgCAGATAAGCTGTATATGGAGATGTTGGAGGATCAGCAGGACCCAGGATGGAGTTGGAGCATGTCTCCGGTCTCAGAGCTGTCCATCTGCATGCAGAAGCTCCGGTGTGAGGACAG TCAGACCCCCAGGAGACGTCTGGATCTGACTCCCGAGCTGAGCAGCTCAGACAGGGGGCAAACCTCAGGACAGCAAACCCTGACAG TGAAACGTCATGATTGTGTGTGCACAGTGAGCAGGTGGAGGACGAGGGGCTGCAG AGGAGTGACGTCACCTGAACAGACCTCAAACACG ACCCACAGCCTGAGTGGAGGAACTGAGGATGATGAAGACGATGAGGATGATAAGGAGAACACCAGTATGCGG AagaaagtgagagtgagacTGTTCAGCTCGTCCAGTCCTGAAGATCAGGTGCAGTCTGTGAGAAGGAGTAAGAGACAGTTTCGTTCTTCACCAGCAGAGGGCGAACTAGAGACGCTGGATTCAGAG TCGCTGATGCTGTTCCAGAGATTGAGATGCAGAAGAAATccagaacacacactcatccctGAGAGCTCTGATACTGATCACTTCCTCATTGGGGACTTCAGCCAA CATCATGTGCTTCCTGTGGAGAAGATGAACCATCAGGATCTTCACTGTGTTTCAGCTCAAACT GTGGCGTCTCTGCTCCAAGGTGAGTTCAGCTCCGTGGTTGAAGAGTTCCTGATCATCGACTGCCGTTATCCATACGAGTATGGAGGAGGTCACATCAAG GGAGCGGTCAACCTGTACACTGAGTCTCAGATGTTCCAGGCTTTCATCCAGGGCTTGTCTAATACCACACAGGTGTCTCCAGCTGGCCATCATGCCCCAGACGAGGCGTCTGCTGTGGGGAGACGGGGCAGCAGAGGGGAGACACCAGGGGGAGTCAAGGAGGGAGCATCGTCCCGCAGAAAACTCATAGTGTTTCACTGCGAGTTTTCATCAGAGAGAGGACCACGTCT ttgtCACTATCTGAGGGAGTTGGATCGTACTGTAAATGCTCAGACGTACCCTCATCTCTTCTACCCTGAGCTTTACCTACTGCAGGGGGGGTACAAGCTCTTCTACTCCTGCTGTcca gagCTGTGTGAGCCTTGTGCTTATGTCCCCATGCGTCACAGGGACTTTagagagcagcttcactgtTTCAGCAGGAAGACACAGCGACATCGTCACCGACGTCCAATCAGATCGCAGCTTTTAACCCTGACTGAGGGCTGTGTTTCTAAACAAAACCACAAACGACTGACTGATAATCAGTAA